Proteins co-encoded in one Candidatus Poribacteria bacterium genomic window:
- the dnaJ gene encoding molecular chaperone DnaJ — translation MQKRDYYEVLNVSQNAGEDEIKKAYRKLAIKYHPDKNPDNKEAEEKFKEATEAYEVLRDSEKRSRYDRFGHAGLEGMMGAGGVDFGNFEDIVGDIFGDFGDLFGFGGSSRRQGGPKRGRSLQYDLEISLEDVMLGKTMTIDVPRLETCQTCHGTGAEAGSKPETCPECFGRGQVTRTQGFFSMSRTCPRCQGEGRVIPKPCNECRGQGLVRQVREIKVRIPKGVDTGAKIQMRGEGEAGVNGGPPGDLFVIIHVAPHDLFVRENNDLVTKVTISFPQAALGTTLEIPTIDDTIKLTIPSGTQYGARLRIPNKGVPYYNHYGSGDLIVQIQVETPTNLTEREKELLETFLQVRGEGEEHSGFFDKLGDKFFHRHDDHNEDKDE, via the coding sequence CTCGCTATTAAATACCACCCTGATAAGAATCCTGATAATAAAGAAGCCGAAGAAAAATTCAAAGAGGCAACCGAAGCGTACGAGGTATTGCGCGACTCCGAGAAACGTAGCCGCTATGACCGGTTTGGTCATGCAGGACTAGAAGGAATGATGGGGGCAGGTGGAGTTGACTTCGGTAATTTTGAGGATATCGTCGGGGACATTTTCGGTGACTTTGGAGATCTCTTCGGATTTGGCGGCTCTAGCCGCAGGCAGGGCGGGCCCAAACGTGGCAGAAGTCTACAATATGATTTGGAAATCTCCTTAGAAGATGTTATGCTCGGAAAAACCATGACCATTGATGTTCCGCGCTTGGAGACTTGTCAAACCTGTCACGGCACCGGTGCCGAAGCCGGATCCAAACCGGAGACCTGTCCAGAGTGTTTTGGGCGTGGGCAAGTCACACGGACACAAGGCTTTTTCAGTATGTCGCGCACCTGTCCACGCTGTCAAGGTGAAGGCAGAGTGATTCCGAAACCTTGTAACGAATGTCGCGGTCAGGGACTTGTTCGGCAGGTTCGTGAAATCAAGGTTCGCATCCCCAAGGGGGTTGACACCGGCGCTAAGATTCAGATGCGGGGTGAAGGCGAAGCAGGAGTCAACGGAGGACCGCCCGGCGACCTCTTTGTTATCATCCACGTAGCTCCCCACGACCTCTTTGTGCGAGAAAATAATGATCTGGTAACGAAAGTAACGATCTCATTCCCACAAGCTGCACTCGGCACCACGCTTGAAATCCCCACAATTGATGACACTATCAAACTCACGATTCCCAGTGGCACACAGTACGGTGCGAGGTTACGCATTCCCAACAAGGGAGTTCCCTACTACAACCACTACGGATCTGGGGATCTCATTGTTCAGATCCAAGTCGAAACCCCAACGAACCTGACAGAGCGGGAGAAGGAGCTCTTGGAAACATTTTTACAGGTTCGCGGTGAAGGCGAAGAACATTCAGGCTTTTTCGATAAACTTGGTGACAAATTTTTCCACCGCCATGATGACCACAACGAAGACAAAGATGAGTGA
- the prmA gene encoding 50S ribosomal protein L11 methyltransferase: MKWAQVTITTSQEASEAVANYLFERDATGVEIRDNPAPNSPSVTLISYFPTDDLIDERVHDLREFLANLIQAGIDTQPAKVTLESIEEDNWSEQWRSAFPPQKIGKRLVIAPTWEDIVTEPSEVLIRLDPGMAFGTGQHPTTQLALELLEISIKGADAVADIGTGSGILAIAAAKLGAKRVDAVDLDATIIPIARNNIQLNKVESVIRLHQGNGLNALERQKYPLIVANILTKVLLPMIPICPKFLEPAGRLILSGILAQEASQIEAQLETNGFRVLEIRGLTESHELIQIGENWVGILAQMKK, encoded by the coding sequence ATGAAATGGGCTCAAGTAACAATCACAACTTCTCAAGAAGCGTCGGAGGCTGTTGCAAACTATCTCTTTGAACGCGATGCAACGGGCGTCGAGATAAGAGACAACCCCGCCCCAAATTCTCCCTCTGTCACACTAATCTCCTACTTCCCAACGGACGACCTCATTGATGAGCGCGTCCATGATCTGCGTGAATTTCTCGCCAACTTAATTCAGGCGGGGATTGATACGCAGCCTGCAAAGGTCACACTAGAGTCCATTGAGGAAGATAATTGGTCAGAGCAGTGGAGATCAGCTTTCCCACCTCAAAAGATCGGAAAGCGCTTAGTCATTGCACCAACATGGGAGGATATTGTGACCGAACCATCTGAGGTCTTAATCCGATTAGATCCGGGTATGGCATTCGGCACAGGACAACATCCCACAACACAACTGGCGTTGGAACTATTGGAGATCTCCATTAAAGGTGCTGATGCTGTCGCCGATATTGGCACTGGTTCTGGCATCTTGGCGATTGCAGCCGCCAAACTAGGCGCTAAGCGGGTTGATGCCGTTGATTTGGATGCGACAATAATTCCTATTGCCCGAAACAACATTCAACTCAACAAAGTGGAATCAGTCATCCGTTTACATCAGGGCAACGGGCTGAACGCGCTTGAAAGACAAAAATATCCGCTTATTGTTGCCAATATCCTGACGAAAGTTCTCCTGCCGATGATTCCTATATGTCCGAAATTCCTTGAACCAGCGGGGCGGTTGATACTGTCAGGGATTCTGGCGCAGGAAGCGTCACAGATCGAAGCGCAGTTGGAGACAAACGGCTTCCGAGTGCTTGAGATCCGTGGACTGACAGAAAGTCATGAGTTGATACAAATCGGGGAAAATTGGGTTGGAATTTTAGCACAAATGAAAAAGTGA
- a CDS encoding carbohydrate binding family 9 domain-containing protein — protein sequence MSLAILIITVCLGSSVFADSQSSGRVIKAKWLDTPPIIDGALCDGVWEEAEIADNFYRVEGAHGVPAELGTKAMVLYDESTLYVGVRCDEPNMEALRETQTRRDAPIWRDDTVQVLLDTYHDQRNCYVLAVNTLGTQMDAKISNESNFDQAWDANWEAKVQKNGNHWRTPF from the coding sequence ATGAGCTTGGCGATCTTAATAATAACGGTATGTTTAGGGTCGTCAGTTTTTGCTGATAGTCAAAGTTCCGGTCGTGTTATCAAAGCCAAATGGCTCGATACGCCGCCTATTATTGACGGAGCGCTCTGTGATGGTGTCTGGGAGGAAGCTGAGATCGCGGACAATTTTTACCGCGTGGAAGGTGCACACGGCGTCCCTGCAGAATTGGGCACCAAGGCGATGGTACTGTATGATGAAAGTACGCTTTATGTCGGCGTACGTTGCGACGAACCCAATATGGAGGCTTTGCGCGAGACGCAAACGCGCCGCGATGCCCCCATCTGGCGGGATGATACGGTTCAGGTGTTGCTGGATACCTATCATGATCAGCGCAACTGCTATGTGCTGGCGGTCAATACACTGGGAACCCAGATGGACGCGAAAATCAGCAACGAAAGCAACTTTGACCAAGCGTGGGATGCGAACTGGGAGGCAAAGGTCCAAAAGAATGGAAACCATTGGCGAACTCCGTTTTGA
- a CDS encoding ABC transporter ATP-binding protein, whose translation MKQFFRLFAYAKPYIPKLILGFFLVVLVGQSPLFMPLVQKFVIDDILMPANKPLASVNLMFRDDLDNQVRLSNRLRQEFEAAGISLSSSTVVSIEKPGEKWKLNDTETDQKYRINQKVFRLDSDFQKKQYLEKLEGVTDLAELQRMPDPLRKEFDAASKKLHKVFRDRDILLSSKAIVSVEEAGSRWLVIDRANEKQHTIWKENGKLYVADGEIKVYVATLAHTLIGREFHYTLVDWLIVILFVIVIYYAIFGVLSYLCTYVMTWVSQRILFDLRNKVFSHLQSLSMQFYESQGTGQIISRVREDVASLRNLATETTIRIVTDAVTFILMLGLMLYWNWKLTLFSLLIFPLIIGNYHIFIQRLRPMWRQWRHKWADIATGMYEAVAGAKVVKAFHRERYHERQLFHNMRETLESRIKIMATQTAMGRVALFFRSIGRSAVLCYGGYLVIQGDFTIGAMLAFYQFMERLQEPIMNLIRVNTQIQEAMISAERVFGLLDSEPTVEESPDAINLTNIRGHVKFEDVSFHYEPENPVLHNINLEAKPGMMVALVGPSGCGKTTIANLISRFYDPVEGNIFVDEHNLRDVSIKSLRNQMGIVLQDNFLFAGSVAENIRFGKLGATDEEVVQAALAANAHQFIVDQLPEGYETEVGERGMRLSGGQKQRIAIARTILRDPRILILDEATSNLDTESESQIQEALDRLMQSRTSFVIAHRLSTILNADMIIALKEGRIVEVGTHEQLLDADGMYADMYRKQFKKTDSIDDSSW comes from the coding sequence ATGAAACAGTTTTTCAGATTATTTGCATACGCGAAGCCTTATATACCCAAACTGATTCTGGGTTTTTTCTTGGTCGTGCTTGTCGGGCAATCGCCCCTATTCATGCCGCTTGTTCAGAAGTTCGTCATTGATGACATTTTGATGCCCGCTAACAAGCCACTCGCAAGCGTCAATTTGATGTTTCGGGATGATTTAGACAATCAGGTAAGGCTTTCTAACAGGCTAAGGCAGGAGTTTGAGGCAGCAGGGATTTCACTCTCCTCAAGCACTGTCGTTTCAATTGAAAAGCCGGGAGAAAAATGGAAGCTCAACGACACCGAAACGGATCAGAAATACCGTATCAATCAGAAGGTGTTTCGGCTTGACTCAGATTTCCAGAAGAAGCAGTATTTAGAAAAACTTGAGGGTGTGACCGATTTAGCGGAACTGCAAAGGATGCCGGATCCTTTGCGTAAGGAGTTCGATGCAGCCTCCAAAAAGTTGCATAAAGTGTTTAGGGATCGGGACATTCTGCTATCTTCAAAGGCAATTGTCTCAGTTGAAGAGGCAGGCAGCCGTTGGCTCGTCATTGATAGGGCAAACGAAAAGCAGCATACGATCTGGAAAGAAAACGGTAAGCTGTACGTCGCCGACGGTGAAATCAAGGTTTATGTCGCAACGCTTGCACACACCTTGATAGGGCGTGAATTCCATTACACCCTGGTCGATTGGTTGATTGTTATCCTTTTTGTTATTGTTATCTACTATGCGATTTTCGGTGTCCTGTCCTACCTCTGCACCTACGTGATGACATGGGTCAGTCAGCGTATCCTATTTGACTTGAGAAATAAGGTGTTCTCTCACCTACAGTCGCTGTCGATGCAATTCTATGAATCCCAAGGGACGGGACAGATCATCTCACGGGTCAGGGAGGATGTCGCTTCGCTGCGGAATCTCGCCACCGAAACAACGATTCGAATCGTAACCGATGCGGTCACTTTCATCCTTATGCTTGGCCTCATGCTGTACTGGAATTGGAAGTTGACCCTCTTCTCACTGCTGATCTTCCCGCTAATCATCGGGAACTATCACATCTTCATTCAACGGCTGCGTCCGATGTGGCGTCAATGGCGGCACAAGTGGGCGGACATTGCAACGGGGATGTACGAAGCGGTCGCGGGGGCAAAGGTCGTCAAGGCATTTCATCGGGAACGTTACCATGAGCGACAGCTGTTCCATAATATGCGCGAGACCCTTGAATCAAGAATCAAAATCATGGCAACCCAAACAGCGATGGGGCGAGTTGCACTCTTCTTCCGGTCAATCGGCAGGTCTGCGGTCCTCTGTTATGGAGGCTACTTGGTCATTCAGGGCGACTTTACCATCGGGGCAATGCTCGCTTTCTACCAGTTTATGGAACGCCTCCAAGAGCCAATCATGAACCTGATTCGGGTCAACACACAGATTCAAGAGGCGATGATCTCGGCTGAACGCGTCTTCGGTCTGCTCGATTCGGAGCCGACCGTTGAAGAATCGCCCGACGCGATAAACCTTACCAACATTCGCGGCCATGTCAAGTTTGAAGATGTCTCCTTCCATTATGAACCAGAGAACCCGGTACTGCACAATATCAACCTTGAAGCCAAGCCGGGGATGATGGTGGCGTTGGTTGGACCATCGGGATGTGGAAAAACTACCATTGCGAACTTAATCTCCAGATTTTACGATCCAGTGGAGGGGAATATCTTCGTGGATGAGCATAACCTCCGCGACGTTTCGATTAAGTCGCTGCGAAATCAGATGGGAATTGTGTTGCAGGATAATTTCTTGTTCGCGGGTTCAGTTGCCGAGAACATACGATTTGGCAAGCTCGGCGCCACGGACGAAGAAGTGGTGCAAGCCGCCCTCGCCGCTAACGCACATCAGTTCATTGTCGATCAGTTGCCAGAGGGATATGAGACAGAGGTTGGGGAACGCGGAATGCGTCTCTCTGGCGGGCAGAAACAGCGCATCGCCATTGCACGCACCATTTTACGAGACCCGCGCATCCTGATTCTGGACGAGGCGACCTCCAACTTGGATACGGAATCTGAATCACAGATTCAAGAGGCACTAGATCGGTTGATGCAGTCCAGAACCTCATTCGTCATCGCACACCGACTTTCAACCATCCTGAATGCGGATATGATTATTGCGCTGAAAGAGGGCAGGATTGTTGAGGTGGGCACCCATGAGCAGTTGTTAGATGCGGATGGGATGTACGCAGATATGTATCGTAAACAGTTCAAAAAAACAGATTCGATTGACGATTCTTCTTGGTAA
- a CDS encoding phytanoyl-CoA dioxygenase family protein: protein MNHTNLVRSRGQRWTGSVTPQACERLTESLSYIQSLVPNATEGHEPNRFAAEYDGFLESLIGHPQMLTLARQVLGEDLRYDHCVTLNRPGGNQGTRWHSHEYSDDDPSLGFIRIFFYVNGFDVDDGGLKAVPGSHLYRDPKIHFQTDEELQSGWMADKKHPLTGEPLEIEDLSVPDGTVALMWTHAAHAVSPRQPNSDTRWTVVYAYRNPGRPSAARWISEEFERKPIDGAEGLMSLY from the coding sequence TTGAATCATACAAATTTGGTGAGGAGCAGAGGGCAGAGATGGACCGGGTCGGTGACGCCGCAGGCGTGTGAACGGTTGACCGAATCGCTATCGTACATCCAATCGCTGGTTCCAAATGCGACCGAGGGACATGAGCCGAATCGGTTTGCTGCAGAATACGATGGCTTCTTGGAGAGCTTGATTGGTCATCCGCAGATGCTCACGCTCGCCCGACAGGTACTTGGGGAGGACCTCCGCTACGACCACTGTGTGACGCTTAACCGACCGGGTGGTAATCAAGGGACTCGTTGGCATAGTCACGAATACTCGGACGACGATCCCAGTTTAGGATTCATACGTATCTTCTTTTACGTGAATGGGTTTGATGTGGATGACGGTGGGTTAAAGGCTGTGCCGGGGAGTCATCTGTATCGGGACCCGAAGATTCATTTCCAGACGGATGAGGAACTGCAATCCGGATGGATGGCGGACAAAAAGCACCCGCTTACCGGTGAGCCGTTGGAGATAGAAGACCTGTCCGTTCCTGACGGCACGGTGGCACTGATGTGGACACACGCGGCGCACGCTGTCAGTCCGAGACAACCCAATAGCGATACACGATGGACGGTGGTTTATGCCTACCGTAACCCGGGTAGACCCTCTGCAGCCCGTTGGATTAGTGAGGAGTTTGAGCGTAAGCCTATCGACGGGGCTGAAGGATTGATGAGTCTTTATTAG
- a CDS encoding VOC family protein has product MLTPVKQLNYAIILCDDLETMKAFYRDLFPFPVVSESETGLTFRAGDVLLSLRKRTRYYDGNGVRPDLPGVQLAFLVSPPEVDLCYNQLVAKDVKILEPPTDQPRGHRTVYFADPEGNMLEVYAEI; this is encoded by the coding sequence GTGCTTACCCCCGTTAAACAACTCAACTACGCAATCATTCTCTGTGACGACTTAGAGACTATGAAAGCGTTCTACCGCGATCTGTTCCCCTTTCCGGTGGTCTCTGAGTCTGAGACAGGCTTGACATTCCGTGCAGGCGATGTGCTGCTTTCGCTGCGCAAGCGCACCCGATATTATGACGGGAACGGTGTTCGTCCAGATCTACCCGGTGTGCAGCTCGCTTTTCTAGTATCACCGCCCGAAGTGGATCTGTGCTACAATCAACTCGTCGCCAAAGACGTGAAAATCCTTGAGCCACCTACCGACCAGCCGAGGGGACACCGAACGGTGTACTTTGCCGATCCTGAAGGAAATATGCTCGAAGTCTATGCCGAGATTTGA
- a CDS encoding amidohydrolase family protein, producing the protein AEMLRDYPESTVLIDHLAEPHMGDAVEFAHVLDLADFDAVYMKLSGLNHFATDAPLYLSARSFTRRVIEAFGPDQMVWGSGIPDIVDAHLSEYTEADRRKVKGENLARLLDWD; encoded by the coding sequence CGGCGGAGATGTTGCGCGACTACCCGGAGTCCACGGTGTTAATCGATCATCTGGCGGAGCCGCACATGGGGGATGCGGTAGAGTTTGCACATGTGTTGGATCTGGCGGATTTCGATGCCGTTTATATGAAGCTGTCCGGTCTCAATCACTTTGCTACGGATGCGCCGCTCTACTTGAGTGCACGTTCATTTACCCGTCGTGTCATCGAAGCCTTTGGACCGGATCAGATGGTCTGGGGCAGCGGCATACCCGACATAGTAGATGCACATCTATCGGAATACACGGAGGCAGACCGGCGGAAGGTGAAAGGGGAGAATCTGGCGAGATTGTTGGATTGGGATTAG
- a CDS encoding succinylglutamate desuccinylase/aspartoacylase family protein, producing the protein MNRAKLVVGSLIAEPGQSVEGHLKAGNMQDGTPFRLPIVLMNGAQGGKTLYLQAASDGDELNGIAVIHEILRQIRPDNLRGQIIAVPIVNFHAFHARQAHSPVDNMKMNRCFPGRPDGTSSERIAYKLFHTAVRQADYCVDLHQGGVHPMINEVRVRVDPKHPQHAACLELARIFGIGYIFDQKGPKGQLAQAAPEIGIPTIDPELGGCHGWDAASIAKGVQGVLNLLKYYNFIDGEPKLPQRQVIINKFVSLCSDQGGFVYYQADLYDQVEAYQPIAEICDVFGHLRETIRAPESGIFWSRPVHPMVASGESVGKIGIPSDYIQ; encoded by the coding sequence ATGAACCGAGCCAAACTTGTTGTCGGCTCGCTGATAGCGGAACCGGGGCAAAGTGTCGAAGGGCATCTAAAGGCAGGGAATATGCAGGATGGTACGCCCTTCCGATTGCCGATTGTTTTAATGAATGGTGCCCAGGGTGGAAAAACGCTCTACCTACAAGCAGCGAGCGATGGGGACGAACTCAACGGAATCGCCGTCATTCATGAGATTTTACGTCAAATTCGCCCCGATAATCTACGAGGTCAGATTATTGCTGTTCCAATTGTGAATTTCCACGCTTTTCACGCCAGACAAGCCCACAGTCCCGTTGATAATATGAAGATGAATCGGTGCTTTCCGGGACGCCCCGATGGCACCTCCAGTGAACGAATTGCTTATAAGCTCTTTCATACGGCTGTCCGCCAAGCCGATTACTGCGTTGATCTGCATCAAGGTGGAGTCCACCCGATGATCAATGAGGTTCGAGTACGCGTTGACCCAAAACACCCGCAACATGCGGCCTGTCTTGAGCTAGCTCGTATATTTGGGATAGGTTACATCTTTGATCAGAAGGGACCGAAGGGTCAACTCGCTCAAGCGGCACCTGAGATTGGTATTCCAACGATTGATCCGGAGTTAGGTGGGTGTCACGGTTGGGACGCTGCTAGCATTGCAAAGGGGGTGCAGGGGGTGCTGAACCTCCTTAAATACTACAACTTTATTGATGGTGAACCGAAGCTGCCCCAACGGCAGGTCATCATCAACAAGTTTGTGTCACTTTGTAGTGACCAAGGTGGTTTTGTGTACTACCAAGCGGACCTGTATGATCAGGTTGAAGCGTATCAGCCGATTGCAGAAATCTGCGATGTCTTTGGTCATTTGCGAGAGACTATCCGGGCTCCTGAAAGTGGCATTTTTTGGTCGCGCCCAGTACATCCGATGGTTGCCAGCGGTGAATCGGTTGGGAAAATCGGTATTCCGTCTGACTACATCCAGTAG